From one Montipora capricornis isolate CH-2021 chromosome 10, ASM3666992v2, whole genome shotgun sequence genomic stretch:
- the LOC138019113 gene encoding uncharacterized protein isoform X2, which translates to MDNLFKPAPAIVEEVFLEELTPAPCPALSKPENLARAANRLRQRLRPADPTDLDFELDEENVPADFLRADVRVKERRHIILATKPQLEQLAKARSWYMDATFKLVRKPFTQLLSINAFVRSGQYAKQVPLVFVLMSGKKKSDYKKVLTSFQPSPPLEG; encoded by the exons ATGGACAACTTGTTTAAGCCAGCACCTGCAATTGTCGAAGAG GTTTTCCTGGAAGAACTGACTCCTGCGCCCTGCCCGGCGCTGTCAAAACCTGAGAACCTGGCAAGAGCAGCAAATCGTCTGCGTCAGCGACTGCGCCCAGCGGATCCCACAGACCTAGATTTCGAATTGGATGAAGAGAACGTGCCGGCTGATTTCCTTCGGGCGGACGTAAGGGTAAAAGAAAGAAGGCACATTATTCTGGCCACGAAACCCCAGTTGGAGCAACTAGCCAAGGCCAGAAGCTGGTACATGGATGCAACTTTCAAGCTAGTGCGGAAGCCATTTACACAGCTGTTAAGCATCAACGCGTTTGTGAGGTCGGGACAGTATGCCAAACAGGTTCCCTTAGTGTTTGTTTTGATGTCGGGGAAAAAAAAGAGTGACTACAAAAAG GTGTTGACATCGTTCCAGCCCAGCCCTCCGTTAGAAGGGTAG